One region of Vespula vulgaris chromosome 9, iyVesVulg1.1, whole genome shotgun sequence genomic DNA includes:
- the LOC127066109 gene encoding transmembrane protein 145: MMFRRWLYPFFSLCICILLQLDCVESTHITGTFNAKEFFRFLIKFGFQKTDRHRQKDTSGYIFGNITSKMNFSVPITLAVLDRSHFLEYYGNRTVIDKNIACTLMFNTLNQSSYDPNCNDEGQDFLRRIPCPRGKLCQDEDSIWNIVKGHQFTYVIQDFWQPRFWYMSIVACYRNATTCQWEYYDKHDILEYDIWLVNGNPNTSGLNSLTYQFSYDRQNTIELYLLFFVCYIILVPLQLYAARLQKHPVTRLFTASLLLEFVAVCLILIHVLKFSLDGVGYEQLEVAGDIFDILSRASFMLLLLLLAKGWAVTRMELTWKPLVFAIWLCYGVVHILLYVWNMTEVDIVEDIDEYQTWPGWFILLFRSAIMIWFLYELRNTMTYEHNTQKLNFLLHFGASSLVWFIYLPIIALIALQVSALWRFKLLLGITYSADCFAYCVMAHLLWPTRSEQYFLLAQGGDNGDELDEFNEAPHVLNNYVEPELSKIIT, encoded by the exons ATGATGTTTCGACGGTGGTTGTAccctttcttctccctttgcATCTGCATTCTATTGCAGCTGGATTGTGTCGAATCTACTCACATAACTGGCACATTCAACGCGAAAGAGTTCTTCCGTTTTCTCATTAAATTTGGCTTCCAAAAAACTGATCGTCACAGGCAGAAGGATACATCTGGATATATATTTGGAAACATCACGAGCAAAATGAACTTTTCTGTGCCGATTACATTGGCCGTTCTTGATCGGAGTCATTTTTTAGAGTACTATGGTAATAGGActgtaatagataaaaatattgcgTGTACTCTAATGTTTAATACTCTGAATCAGAGTTCTTACGATCCGAACTGTAACGACGAAGGTCAAGATTTTCTAAG gCGAATACCTTGCCCTAGAGGAAAATTATGTCAAGACGAAGACTCTATATGGAATATTGTAAAGGGACATCAATTCACTTATGTTATACAGGACTTTTGGCAACCACGTTTCTGGTATATGAGTATAGTAGCATGTTATAGAAATGCAACAACATGCCAGTGGGAATATTATGACAAGCATGACATATTAGAGTATGATATATGGCTAGTAAATGGCAATCCTAATACTAGTGGCCTGAACAGCCTTACGTATCAGTTCTCCTATGACAGGCAGAATACTATAGAACTATATTTACTATTCTTTGTGtgctatattatattagttcCGCTGCAATTATATGCAGCAAGATTACAAAAACACCCTGTGACACGATTATTTACGGCTAGCTTATTATTAGAGTTTGTTGCAGtgtgtttaattttaatacacgtgttaaaattttctctcgatgGAGTTGGCTACGAACAATTAGAAGTTGCCGgcgatatttttgatattctcTCAAGG gCATCATTTATGTTACTTCTACTTTTACTTGCCAAAGGATGGGCTGTAACTCGAATGGAATTAACATGGAAGCCTCTAGTTTTTGCTATATGGCTATGTTATGGAGTAGTACACATTCTGCTGTATGTTTGGAACATg ACTGAAGTTGACATAGTTGAAGACATCGACGAATACCAGACTTGGCCAGGTTGGTTCATTCTTTTATTCCGAAGTGCTATAATGATCTGGTTTTTATATGAACTTCGAAATACTATGACGTACGAACATAATActcaaaaattgaattttcttcttcacttCGGTGCATCTTCACTAGTttggtttatttatttaccaaTAATAGCTCTTATAGCACTTCAAGTGAGTGCTCTTTGGAGGTTTAAATTGTTGTTAG gTATAACATACTCTGCTGATTGTTTTGCTTATTGTGTAATGGCACATTTATTATGGCCAACGCGAAGTGAACAGTACTTTTTACTCGCTCAAGGTGGAGATAATGGTGATGAACTTGATGAATTCAATGAAGCACCTCATGTACTGAATAATTATGTGGAACCAGAACTCAGTAAAATTATCacttaa